In the Zingiber officinale cultivar Zhangliang chromosome 5A, Zo_v1.1, whole genome shotgun sequence genome, GTCGACCAGTCGGGAGGCCgactcatccttctccggtcgaccggtcggtctgcccttttctcatgagtccggtcggctcacccttctccgatggaccacctggccctttgacttccacgtggcgttgacccctcgctatggggtcccgtgttctaaccgccggatcagtagacttactattgtccctatctgattggaagtcagaatccgtgtaacccactgggagcaaattatctgcttggtaaaccagcatatatatgctttactgcagtccaatgtccttgtccagagttactttgatatctgctaatcatgcccacggcaaaacaggtATCAGGTCTCATGCACAACATAGAAGCTAGGTTTAactattaagaacaatcgaatcacaagatcgaaaaacaaaagaaacacaaaatcaaaacataaattcgatagcctagaatcgttagcctcttgtgtttgatatttcaagatctaaataaaagaataaactaCTTATGATGccgaaactaataactagttataccttttgtagcttatagatatcacgatcttctatcgtattcctcttcttatctcggatgtcgtgtggggGACGATCTATCGAGGCGAGAATCCATCCaagtctccttcttctccttgcaagtttcgaccaccaactttcttcaagggaagctttctttctcttcttcttctccacaagcaaccgaccaccaagatgaAGTAAGACCTCCAAGTGTCGCCGgcctcaacaaaaggagaagagagaaagaagagaggagagggtcggccaccaccaaggaaaggagaggagagaaataatggATAtcttgtaaggtgaggcacctctaccctctcttttatattccttgatcttggcaaataaggaaagttttaaacataattaaaacttccttattttcattGTTATGgctaataagaaaattttaattaaaatttcctctttatctatcttgtggccgacccctaccaatcttccaaataaggaaagttttaaacacaaaattaaaacttcctaatttgtttccggaaatttttaaaataaaaatttctcttttaaaaattcccttcatggttagttataaaaggaaacttttataaattaaaatttctctattaaaacatgtggatgattacaaaaaggaaagttttctccaaaattaaaatctttcttttaactacaaataaggaaagataacaaacctttctcttaatcttttgtagaaactataaaaggaaaattttaattttaaaactctcttctaaatcatgacttccacataaggaaagattttaaaattaaaatcccttttatttttattgtggccggccacctacttgggctccaagctaggaccggccacctacttgaacccatctctccttggtttggcagaccctagcttgggctctaagctaggcttggccggccaccttaaggtgggtaagaagttgggtttaggtgggtataagactttataaataagaggctacgacagggactgagaggaggaattgattttggtctcccgatgaacttgagcttcccgtgtttgccccgaacacccaactcgagttcatcaataataactcataccagtaaagagttattattgaactaccgcaccaatctcatattactatatgagctcctttttatcatgagtgtgttaatctccctgtgtttaagatatcaaattcccattaattaaatgagttactgataactcacttaattaatatctagctccaagagtagtaccactcaaccttatcgtcatgtcgaactaagtccacctgcagggtttacatgacaatccttatgagctcctcttggggacatcatcaacctagattcctaggacacaatttccttctataatcaacaccacatactataaataatattatttctcaacttatcaggcctattgatttatcgaactaaatcacaccctttgataaattaaaaaaataaatactaaatatatgcgcttgttattatatcaagattaagagcacacacttccataataataaaggtcttgttcttttatgtagtcagtataaaaagaaactaccttaaatggtcttgctcaatacactcagagtgtactagtataattttatagttaagataaactaataccaaattacactatgactattccaatggtttgttcccatccatcttagttgtgagcaactatttataatttataaggaactgataacatgatcttctgtatgtgacaccacacaccatgttatctacaatataaattaattgaacaactatacttagcatataaatgtagatatttgaccaatgtgattctttatttcaaaataaatgtttacaaaaaactaggcttttagtatacactctaatagtccTGTCGTGCTCCTACTCgtttactcatgggtagtgatagctggagttgtgaacaacagggacccccgtcgcagacgtagctagttactactatgcaactgtcccctcggccactcgagaatAGTGGTAGCTAAAGTGATGTACAATTTGTCATTTATCTGGCCTTTCgaccatactggggtcgtggtttagagaggtgggtggggtgaccatccatgcatacaCTTTTATTCTTATACTtgtttatgctgttgttgcttacttatgctgatatactTACAgatgttgagatatatacctgtgTATGTGTAGACACTGGCATACTTAttggtgatatatatatatatatatatatatatatacctcacatgttacccatgtagcTATGAGCAGTACTATAGAAGATCTGTGCTACTCCTGACCTtactagcttaggatatggtttcaggtatgaataTTTATTATCATATCACTATAGTATCTGTTATTTTCACTAGGAgattgtatacctttgtatctctagttttttattatgtttatgcactatctgtctattacccgctgagtcttagtACTCACCAACCCGTAAATTGGTTTATTTCGCCAAGTAACacgtaaaggatttatggagtcacctggagatcctgtccgccagtcccatgtcacatcaaGCGACCTCATCGTTATTACTTCCATTTGCATTATTGGTTTTGTACTTGTATTTATATTATGTACCTTCTGTATGGTTTTCCGGACTTGTGGTGTCCTTTATTTTGGTTATGAACTTCTTGTGTCTAGTTGGGTCAACTCGCAGttagttgtattatttttatgttttgcTTATGTATTATGCTGTCTTcttgttccagccgtgtgagcTACTTACTatacaactgcgtggttatgtttttTTTGTTCCAGCCATGTGAGTtatgtatataactgcgtggttgtgttttatatccagccgtgtgaaCTGTTGTTGGACTGTGAGTAGCCTTTGGCAATGTATACTGaattgtcactgctacaggggaggtgctatcTGAATTTCGTCAGATAACCTTACTCTCggagcgtgacaatttattggtccATTATTGTCATTAGGATGATGCCAGAATCTAAGGCTGAATTATGAATGATGCCGAGAGCTATGGTTGAGACAGGGAAGACGTTGGGATCTAAGGTAGAGGTATAGATGATGTCGAAATATAATATCAAGACAGAGAGAATATCAGGATCTGAGAATGAAACAGGAAGAATGTTAGGATCTAAAGGTGGTGAGACGTAGATGATGCTAAGATTGACATATGGATGATATTGGGATTTGGGCCCAAGGCATGAATGATGCTGAGATATGAGGGTAAATGCATGAAGATTTGAGGTAGAGACAAAGAGAATATCGGGATCCGAGGTTGAGATGAGAAGAATGTCAATGAATGAGGTTAAATCTTAGTAGTTGTTTTGTCTCCATATAAATTTTAGTCCTCAAGATGAATGTGCTAACCGAGTTCAATCAAATCCGAGTGGATCGAATCTGATTCCATTTAACCACGTTCAACCCATTGTAATTTTGATGGATAGTTCACTACGATCATAAGACACGTGGAAACGGAAGGCTTCTGTCATTACTATGCTATGCAATGCAACGCTCGAATTACTCCTGGTACCTTCGTCTTGTACAGCTCTCCGTGGTCCATCACTTTTCGGGTTTATTAGATTGTACAAAATTTAGTGGGGGCGGATCCGCCACCTCTAGGTCAATGAATGGTagctgtttttttttgttttttttgtttttaagcgACATGCATTAATTAATTGCCTCACAATCTTTATCTGTAGCCGTGAGTGGACTCCTGATTCATCAATTTAAGTGGGCAGCAATGACTCTCGCGCGCAGGCTACGATCCCGCGGTGGGTGAGATGGAGAGGCTCCGTCCAAGTCAAATTTATTCCAAAATGAAGGAGGGCAAAAACAAATTATCATTCGTGAAGTTGTTCCTAGCTAGCTGTTGCTCTTATTATTCTTCCGGAAAGCGATGGTTTCCCATAACTTTGATTCTTTGGTCTCAGCCTCTCTTCTTCTATACGGAGGTTGGCAGGCAACTCTCTGTGTATAAATTAGGCAGCGCACAGCTGAAGGAAGGAAGGAATACAATCGATCGAGCTGATCTAATTGTTATTCCGGCCGATAGATCGATCGACTGCTGCTTAATTCGTCAATTGGATTATTAAGCGATGGGCAGCCTGCAGGCGATGCGCAGGGCGAAGCGGGCTCAAGGCCCGGCCACCATCATGGCGGTCGGCACCGCCAACCCGCCCAACCTCTACGAGCAGACCTCCTACCCGGACTTCTATTTCCGCGTCACCAACTCCGACGACAAGCACGAGCTGAAGAACAAATTCCGTGTTATCTGTAATTGATTCTCACCCAACTTTTGGTTATTGGTCAGTTCAAATGAAATTAGGgagttaattaattattattgttgtttaatttttaacccccccaaaaaaaaaaggtGAGAAGACGAGGGTGAAAAGACGGTACTTGCACTTGACGGAGGAGATTCTGAAGCAGAGGCCCAAGCTCTGCTCCTACATGGAGCCGTCCTTCGACGACCGGCAGGACATCGTGGTGGACGAGATACCGAAGCTGGCGAAGGAGGCGGCGGAGAAGGCGATCAAGGAGTGGGGCCACCCCAAGTCGGAGATCACCCACTTAGTGTTCTGCTCCATCAGCGGTATCGACATGCCCGGCGCCGACTACCGCCTTGCCAAGCTCCTCGGCCTCCCCCTGTCAGTCAACCGCCTCATGCTCTACAGCCAGGCCTGCCACATGGGCGCGCAGATGCTGCGCATCGCCAAGGACCTCGCGGAGAACAACCGCGGCGCGCGCGTCCTCGCCGTCTCTTGCGAGATCACCGTGCTCAGCTTCCGCGGCCCCGACGCGGGCGACTTCGAGGCCTTGGCGTGCCAGGCGGGATTCGGCGATGGCGCAGCGGCTGTCGTCGTCGGGGCCGACCCCCTGCCTGGCGTCGAGAGGCCCATCTACGAGATTGCGGCGGCGATGCAGGAGACGGTGCCGGAGAGCGAGAGGGCGGTGGGGGGACACCTGAGGGAAATCGGCTGGACCTTCCACTTCTTCAACCAGCTGCCGAAGCTGATCGCGGAAAACATCCAGAGCAGCCTGGCGCGGGCGTTCAAGCCGCTGGGGATAACCGAGTGGAACGACGTGTTTTGGGTGGCGCACCCGGGGAACTGGGGCATCATGGACGCCATAGAGACCAAGCTGGGGCTGAAACAGGGGAAGCTCGCCACGGCACGCCACGTCTTCAGCGAGTACGGCAACATGCAGAGCGCCACCGTGTACTTCGTGATGGACGAGGTGAGGAAGCGGTCGGCGGCGGAGGGGCGGGCCACCACCGGCGAAGGCCTGGAGTGGGGAGTCCTGTTTGGGTTTGGCCCAGGACTCACCATAGAAACTGTCGTGCTACGCAGTCTACCAATACCGTAGTCGCGTACGTCTAACCAGCACTCGTGGGGCCCACTCGATAACTGAGACG is a window encoding:
- the LOC121981917 gene encoding curcumin synthase 3-like — protein: MGSLQAMRRAKRAQGPATIMAVGTANPPNLYEQTSYPDFYFRVTNSDDKHELKNKFRVICEKTRVKRRYLHLTEEILKQRPKLCSYMEPSFDDRQDIVVDEIPKLAKEAAEKAIKEWGHPKSEITHLVFCSISGIDMPGADYRLAKLLGLPLSVNRLMLYSQACHMGAQMLRIAKDLAENNRGARVLAVSCEITVLSFRGPDAGDFEALACQAGFGDGAAAVVVGADPLPGVERPIYEIAAAMQETVPESERAVGGHLREIGWTFHFFNQLPKLIAENIQSSLARAFKPLGITEWNDVFWVAHPGNWGIMDAIETKLGLKQGKLATARHVFSEYGNMQSATVYFVMDEVRKRSAAEGRATTGEGLEWGVLFGFGPGLTIETVVLRSLPIP